The genomic stretch CCACCGACCGGCCCATCCGCTTGCCCTTGGCCAGGGTGTCGATCCAGGCCACCGAGTACTCGTACAGGTGGTCGGTCTCGGCCAGCAGGGACATCAACGAGTCGAGGTCGGGCGTGCGGTCGGTGTCGACCAGGCAGCGGGAGGACTCGATCGCCTTCATCTGCACCTGCGCCCGCAGGATGACGCCGGTCAGCCCCATGCCCCCGACGGTGGCCCAGAAGAGGTCCGGGTCGGACTCCGGGCTGACCCGGCGCACCTGCCCGTCGGCGGTGAGCAGGTCCAGCCACCGGACGTGCTGGCCGAAGCTCCCCGCGACGTGGTGGTTCTTGCCGTGGATGTCCGCGGCGATCGCCCCGCCCACCGTCACGAGCCGGGTGCCGGGGGTGACGGGGACGAAGTAGCCCTGCGGCACGAACCGGTTCATCAGCTCGTCGAGGGAGATGCCCGCCTCGACGTCGACCAGGCCCGTCTCCAGGTCGGCCTGCAGCACCTGGTTCGCGCTCGTCATGTCCAGCACGGTGCCGCCGGCGTTCTGCGCTGCGTCGCCGTAGCTGCGCGCCAGTCCACGGGCCACGACACCCCGACCGGTCGCGGCGAGCACGGCGGCGCGGACGTCGTCGTCACCACGTACCGGGGTGAGCGTGGCGCGGGTGGGCGCGGTGCGGCCCCACCCGGCCAACGGGACGAGCGGCGCGGCGGCGTCCGTGGTGGCGGCCTCAGGCACCGAAGACCCCCAGACCGACGGTCAGCGCCCACAGGGCACCGAGGACGAGCAGGACACGGTCGTGCACGACGATCTCCTCCGGGGCCCCCGCCGATCCCTTGTCGACGTCCCGCGCGTACCGCAGGATGGCGAGCACGAAGGGCGCGATGGAAATGGTCGCCCAGGGCACGCCATCCTGGGTCTCGGCCATCTCGAAGGCCCACAGGCTGTAGGCCGTGACGGCCACCCCGGCCGACAGGCTCCAGACGAAGCGCAGGTAGCTGGCCGAGTACTCGCGCAGCGTCTTCCTGGTGGCGGCCTCGTCGCCGACGAGCACCAGCTCCGAGTACCGCTTGCCGGCCACCATGAACAGCGACCCGAAGGCGGCCACCAGCAGGAACCACTGCGAGAGGAACAAACCAGCGGCGACGCCGCCGGCGATGCCGCGCAGCAGGAAACCCGAGGCCACCACGGCCAGGTCGATGACCGGCTGATTCTTCAGGAAGAGGCAGTAGGCGAGCTGGATGACCACGTAGGCGCCCAGCACCCCGGCCAGCGCGGGCCTGGTCAGCAGCACCGCGGTGGTGAGGGCCACCGCGAAGAGGACCAACGCCAACCCGACGGCCAACGGCCGGGGGACCAGGCCGGCGGCGATCGGGCGGTGGCGCTTCCGCGGGTGCCGCCGGTCCTCCTCGACGTCGATCGAGTCGTTGACCAGGTAGACCCCGGACGCCGACAGGCAGAACAGCAGGAAGGCCACCCCGGTCGGAGCCATCACGTCGGGGTCGAACACCGCCCCGGCGGCCAGCGGCACGGCCAGCACCAGGACGTTCTTCACCCACTGCCGCGGGCGGAGGGCGCGCACCACACTCCAGGCGAGGGAGCCGCGCCATCCGGTCGGCCGGGGTACCGGACCCGGCGCCACGGCGTCCGCGCTCGGCTCGGCGTCCGGGTCGCGGACCACCGACGGCGCCACGGCCGCCTGGTCCGACTCGAGCGGCAGCAGGGGCATGACGGCGTTGGGACGCCGGAACTGCGCCTCGAGCTCGGGATCGCCGTGCACGGCTGGCCTCTGTGGGGTGGTCACGGCGTTCCTCCATGGTCGACTGCTCGCCGGACACCGGCGGCCACGCCGGCGCCCAGCAGGGCACCACCGACGACGTCAGTGGGCCAGTGCACTCCGAGGAGCATCCGGGAGACCGCCATGGCGGACAACGCGCCGAGCATGACGGGGCCACCGACCACGGGGCCGTAGCCGATGACGGCGGCCGCAGTGGAGGTGGTGTGGGCGCTGGGGAAGGACAGCAGGCTGTGCACCGGCCCCAATGGCGGGACATCGGTGAGGTCGGGGCGGGTCCTGCGGACGACGCGCTTCAGCCCGACCGCACTCGCGTGGGCCAGGGCGACGCCGACGGCCCCGGTCGCCCACTCGCGACGGCGGCGACCGGTGGCCCAGCCCACCGCACCCAGGGCGAGCCAGCCCAGGGCGTGCTCGCCGAAGGCGGACAGGCCGCGGGCCACGGGGACGGCGGGAGTTCCCCCGAGCCCCCGCCGTACTGCGGCGAGCACGGTGGTCTCCACGCGCTGGACGCCGCTCGTCGTTCTGCTCATCGCGCATGACCATAGGCGCCAGCACGGCAGTTCACCTGGCCGGTGCTCCGCCGTTGCACCCGTGCGGGCGACGCCGCCCCGGACGGACCGGTCCGTTTCTGGCGGTCCCCCGCGAGCCGCTGACCCCGCGACGGGTGTGGCCGGTGTGACTGACGGGTCACGGCCGGTCGAGTCCCGGCGCGCCACACACTCAAGTCCAACTGCAGAGAGTGTCCGGATCGTTACCCTCGCCCGGCGCGAGCAGCTCTCCCGCTGAACCGCGCGACCAGTTGACGAGGACCGCCACAGGCGACCACGAGCGGACACCGGCCCACGGGCCGGGCCGGATGCGAGACGAGGGAAGCGTGACGGGTCAGCACACGACGACGATGGCCGCGGTCCGGGCGGGGACGGCGACCGCCGTCGACGAGGCCACCGAACGGGTCCCCCGGTCGGACCGCCCCAGGATCGGCCTGCCCCCCGTTCCTCCTCTGCCGTCGACCACGAGGGCCCCGGTCCCGCGGGAGAGCTCAGGCATCCGGGTCGAGATCCAGGCGCTCCGCGCGCTCGCCTGCGCGCTGGTCGTGCTGTACCACGTCGTCCCGCTGCGCCTGCCCGGCGGCTACGTGGGCGTCGACGTCTTCTTCGTGGTCTCCGGCTTCCTCATCACCGGCCACCTGCTGCGGGAGGTCGAGCGCAACGGTCGCGTCCGCCTGGGCCACTTCTGGGCCCGGCGGGCCCGGCGACTGCTGCCTGCCGCCCTGCTGGTGCTGCTCAGCACCGCCGTCGCGACCTTCCTGTGGGTCCCGCAGACCTACTGGCAGTCGTTCCTCCGCGAGATCGGCGCTTCGGCGCTCTACGTGGAGAACTGGCTCCTGGCCGGCGACGCGGTCGACTACCTGGCGCACACCAACGCAGCCTCCCCCGCGCAGCACTACTGGTCGCTGTCGACCGAGGAGCAGTTCTACGTCCTCTGGCCGCTTCTGATCGTCGGCTCCGTGTGGCTGGCCGCCCGGATCCGCGTGCACCGGCTGGTCGTGGTCGGCGGGCTGCTGAGCGCCCTCACGGTCGCGTCCTTCGGCTACTCGCTGTGGACGACGAGCACCAGCCCGCCCGAGGCCTATTTCACGACCCCGGCCCGCGCCTGGGAGTTCGGCCTCGGCGGGCTGCTCGCCCTGCTTGCCGCCAGCCCGCTCGCCGGCCGCCACCGGCTTCGCACGATCGTGTCGTGGCTGGGGTTCGGTGCCATCGCCGCCAGCGCCTTCGCCTTCACCGCGGCCACACCCTTCCCCGGGACGGCGGCGCTGCTGCCCGTGCTCGGCACCGTCGCCGTGATCTGGGCCGGCGCACCGCGCAACGACTGGAGCCCGACGAAGGTCGCCGACTTCGGCCCGGTCCGCTTCCTCGGGGACGTCTCGTACTCCGCCTACCTCTGGCACTGGCCGCTGGTCGTGATCGTGCCGTTCGCCATCGGGCACGAGATGGGCACGCTGTCCAAGGTCGGCGTACTGGTGGCCACCGTCGCGCTGGCCTGGGCGACGAAGGTCTGGGTGGAGGACCCGGTCCGCACCGGGACGCCGCTGGCGCGCCGTGGTCTGGGCGCAACCGCAGCAGCGACCGCGCTGGCCACGGCCCTCGTCGTCGCCGTCGCGTCGGGGGGCTGGCTGTACGTCAAGCACGAGGTCGAGCAGGCGCGCGCGGTGGCCGAGGCCTGGGCCACCGGCGGCGACCCCTGTTTCGGCGCCGGTGCACTGGACCCGCAGCGCGGGTGCGGTGATCCGTTCGCCTACACGGAGACGGTCAACACCACCTTTGCCAAGGCCGACGGGTCCCGGGGCATGAGCTGCCTGTCGGTGCTCGCCGAGACCGAGGTGCAGACCTGCCGCTTCGGCAGCGACGACCCGGACGAGACCGTCGCCCTCTTCGGCGACTCGCACACCGCCAGCCTCTACGAGGCGATGGAAGAGGTCGCCGAGGAGCGCAACTGGGCCGTGGTCACCTACCTCAAGGCGGGCTGCCCGCCGCTGGCCACGGCACGGATGCCCGCGGTGAACCAGCCGTCGGACGAGCCGCCGGCCTGTGCCGAGTGGGGTGCAGAGGCCCTGCGGCAGATCACGGCGGACCCGGCCATCACGCAGGTCTTCACCAGCTACCGCTCGGACGTCTACAAGTACCGGGACGACCTGGGCGCCCTGCACGATGAGATCCCGGCCGAGGTCGCGCAGGCGCCGATGCGTCTGCTGGCCGACGCCGGCAAGCAGGTGCACGTCGTGCGGGCGGTCCCCACCACCAACGGGGTACACCTCGGTCCGGAACTGGTGAGCCTGGAGGTCAGCGCGCCGGACTGCATCGCTGCCGCCGGTGAGGTGGACGATGCCTGCGCCGGTCCCCGCGAGGTGCGGCTGACACCCGATCGACTCGCGGAGGCCGCGACCGCCCTCCAGGACGGCCGGGTGTCGGTTCTCGACCTGACCGATGCGTTCTGCGACGAGAAGACGTGCCACTCGGTGATCGGGGGGACGGTCGTGTACTTCGACGGCAGCCACCTGTCGGCCACGTTCTCCCGCTCGCTGGGACAGCTCATCGCCGCGCGGGTCTGACCCACGACGGACGAGGGCCCCTCCCGCCGACGGCGGGAGGGGCCCTCGTCCGTCGTCTCTCAGACGGGGGCGCCGGTCGCCTCGAACGCCGCGAGCTCCTCAGGGGTGCCGAAGCAGTAGAAGTCACCGTGCGCGAGGCCGACCCGGCGGCCGGCGTCGATCAGCTCGTTGAAGACGAGCGAGACGTAGTACTCGGGCATGGCGGCGTCGATCTGCCGCGCCATCAGCCGATCGGCGGCGTCCAGGAACACCCGGGTCGTGGCGAACGAGTAGACGCCCATCAGCGCGTCGGAGGAGATCGCCTGCTTCTCCGCCGTCCGGGTCACAAGGCCTGCGTCGTCGACCTCGGCGAAGCTGTAGCGCGGCTCGGAGGACCGGAAGGACAGCAACAGCCCGTCGACCGACTGCGCCTGCACCGCCCGCTCGAGCACGCGGAACCACTCCGGGCTGTCGAAGGCGATGTCGCAGTCCATGATCACCAGCGGCTGGTCCGGGTCGAGCCGGTCCCGGGCCACCAGGCAGGTCTCCACCGCGCCCCGGGTGTCGTGGTCGAGCAGCACGATCTCCGCCGACGGCTCCACGCCGCGGACCCGGGCCGCCAGGTCGAACTCCCGGTCGTTGTCCTCGCGGACGACGACGGTCACGGTCTTCGGCCCCTGCCAGGGGTCGAAGGAGCGCAGCGCCCGCTGGAACATCGGGACACCGCCGACCTCGATCAGCGGCTTGGGCGTGGTGACCCCGACCTTCCGGAAGCGGGTCCCCAGCCCCCCCATCGGCATCAGCACCTGCAGGGTGGCCATCACCGCACCTCGTCCCACTCGTAGTCCCGGCCCTCGGCCGGCTGGGTCGTCCGGCGGCCGAGCCGCCACAGCGCCAGGTTGCGCAACGCGGTGCGGAAGACGTTCCAGTTCCGGGCGTTGGAGACCTGGTCCTCCTCGCGCCAGGTGATCGGCACGTAGGCGAACCGGACCCCGCGGGAGACCAGGTCCAGGATCAGCTCGTAGTTGAACGTCAGCTTGTCGGCGAACCGCAGGTACGTGGCCGGGTCCAGGTCGCGAAGGGCGAACAGGTTGAGCCCCGAGCCCAGGTCCTCGAGCCGGCGCACGGCGACGACGCTGTACACCGCGTTGAGCACCCGGTTGCCCCAGACCCGCTTCGCGTCGTAGCCATGCAGCCGGGAACGGCGACTGAACCGGGAGCCCAGCACCGTCTGCGTCTGGGGGTGCGCCTGGGCGTGGTCCAGCAGGAGGGCGACCTCGTCGCTCCTGGCCTGGTTGTCGCCGTGCAGGATCACCACGTGGGTGTGCCCGGCAGTCCGGGCGTGCTCGAAGGCGACCTTGTGGGTGCCACCCAGGCTGTTGTTCTGCCGGTTGCGGAACACCCGGAGCCCGGGGAGGCGGCCCGATCGGCGGTACTCCAGGGCCCGCTCGAGGGTGTCGTCGGTGCTCTGGTTGTCGATGACCCAGATCTCGGCGACCCGGGCGGCCACGTCGTCGCTGATCTCGTCGAGCACCCGGCCGATCTGCGGGGCGCAGTTGTACGCCGGGATGGCGATCACGGCATTCACGTCGTGGCGACCTGTCCTTCTCTCGATCCGGTGCTGAAGACGTCGTCCCGCGGGTCGTCGCGGTGGGGCTCGTACTGGTCGAGGAAGCGGTTGAGCGCCTGGACGCAGACCGCGTAGTACTTCAACGCCGTGCCGGGGTTGATGACCACCCGGTGGGTGAGCATCCGACCGTAGAACAACCCGACGTGGAACAGCACCGAGCGCTGCTCGGCGACCGACAGGTGCTTGGGCATGACGACCGTGCTGACGTAATCGGCGAGCTCGGCGTACCGTGCCGACCGGTCATCGCGGTAGGTGATCTCCGGGGAGCCCTGCGACCAGCCCAGCAGCACCGGCGTCTCGTCCTCGTTGAGGAACTCGTAGCCGTAGAGCAGTGACTGCATGTGCCGGCCGAAGTCGATCACAGGCCCCCGGACCTGGTTGTCGTCGGAGGGGTCGATGACCAGGACGTCCCGGGACGGCAGGTCGACCAGGATGTTGTCCACCGTCAGGTCGCCGTGGATGTGCGAGGACGACGCGAAGGTCGCCAAGTCCCGCCAGGCGGCCTCGGTGGACTGGATCCGGTCCAAGATCCGGTCGAAGTTGTCCAGCAGTTCACCGTTGACGACGATCTGCTCGCCCTTCATCGCCTCGGCCAGACCGGAGTGCTGCTCCGCGGCGGCGCGAACGCGGAGCACGAAGCGCTCGCCCACGTAGTCGTCCCGCAGCTGGGTCTGCAGCTCCACCGGCCCCAGCTGGTACACCCGGCCGTACATGTAGTCCCAGACGTCCGCGAGCTTCGCCTTGCACTCCTCGAGCGGGTTCTCGTGGACGTACTCGAACAGCGGGACGCTGCTGGGGCGGTACTCGAGATCGATGGCGTAGTGGTCCTCCGCCGAGGTCTCCCGGAGCACGGTGACCAGCTGGCTGTGGTCCGCGCGCTCGGCGAGCCAGTCGTGCTGGTTCTTCAGCCGGTGCGCGTGCTCCAGCGGGACCATCTTCTTCACGAACAGCTCGGTGCCGTCGGTCGCCAGCAGCGTGACCGCGTTCGAACCGCCCTTGAAGAACTGCACGAGGCTCACGTTGCCGCTGACCTCCAGACGGTGGAGCACCTGGCTGAGGTGCTGGCGCTGGAAGTAGGCATCGAGGAAGTGCGTGATGGACCCCGAGATGTCCTGGTCGCGTCCCAGCTTGTTGACGTAGCCGTCGGCCGGGGCGAGCTCCGCGCCGGAGAGCGGGTCACCGGTGCGCCGTGCCCAGTTCACGAACAGCGCGACGACGGCGACGAGCAGCACCGGGACGTTCGTGACCACCCATGCCGCGGCGGCGAACGTGACGACCGACGGGCCGCTGAGCGAGCTGCTCCCCTCGAGGAAGGACGTCGCGCCGTCGATGTAGGCGGCCGGGGCCCCGTTGCCCAGGGAGGGGCTGATCTCGGCCGAGGGGGTGGCGGTCGCGGCGACCCCGTCGCGGAGTGACAGCTGCGGGAACACGGCTGCGGCGATCATCGCCGCCGCACCCAGGTAGCACGCCCACGAGGCCACGGCGAGCAGTCCATAGCGCACCAGCTGCCGCCGCTGCCGGAAGAAGCGCTGGAACCCGAAGATGGCCGACCACAGCTTGAAACGCGCCCGGTTCTCCAGGTCGTGGTTGAGCCAGCCGGTGGCCTTCCAGGCCAGCCGCATGAGCACGGTGTTCTCCCGCACCAGCGCGGCGAAGGAGGCGATGAGGGCAACCGAGACGACCAGCGCGACGACCGCGGCGGCTGGGACGACCCCGTTGAGCGGCGCGCCCACGACGGCGACGAAAACCAGGAAGGCGACCGACACCAGCACGACGTCGATCAGCCGCTCCAGGACGATGGCCAGCAGGGTGTACAGGAAGCTGATCCGGACCGTCTTGGCGATCAGCCAGGCGCGAACCACCTCGCCCACCCGCAGCGGCCAGACGACGTTGAAGAGGTAGCCGATCGTCAGGTGCCGGAACTGACCGGCCAGGCTGCCGCGCCGGACGTTGTCGATGGGCACCTTGGTGCGGGCCGCGCGCAGCACGTGGCCGGTCAACTGGACCACCGAGGCACCGGCGAGGACCAGCCAGCCGCCGCCGTCGAGGGCGTCTGCCAGCCGGGAGGTCAGGTCCTGCAGCGACGACCAGGTGAGCGCGACGAAGCCGGAGAGGGAGGCCAGCGCGACCACGATCAGGACGACGCGACCGCGGGAGTAGCGGGGAGCGGACATCAGAAGTGCGGCACCTGGAGAACGGGGAGCCCGGCAGCGAGCGCCGCCTGGCGGCCGGTCTCGGAGTCCTCGAAGGCCAGCGACGACGCCGGGTCGGCGCCGAGCATCTCGAGGGCGCGCAGGTACCCCTCCGGGTCCGGCTTGCTCCGGCCGACGTCGTCCCCCCAGATCACGACGTCGAACAACGGGGTCAGGCCGTGCACGTCGAGGATCTGCCTCCCGTTGCCCGACTTCGCCGTGCTGACCAGCGCAGTGCGATGGTGGGGGGCCATGAGCCGCAGGAACGCGATCAGCGCGTCGTTGGCGGTCGTCCGGTGCAGCTGCTGGGCGTAGAGCCGGCTCTTGGCCTCGCGGATCGTGTCGACGCTCCGCTGGCCGATGTCGGGCAGCAGGTCCGGGATGAAGTCCCGGGAGTCCCGCCCCCACGTGGTGGCGAACGTCGCCTGGGTCAGCTCGTGCCCGGACTCGGCGAAGGCGTCGCGGTAGGCGAGGTAGTTCGCCTCGCGCGTGTCGACGAGCGTGCCGTCGAGGTCGAAGAGGAGGGCCTGCACGGCGCCCGCTGTCCTGACCATCGTCCCGCGTTCCTCCTCTGCTCCGGGCCGGTCCCCCGGTCCGTTCTGCTCCCCGACCCCTGCCTGCCGCACCCGCTCGCCGAGCGGGGCGGCACCGTCCGCCGATGGCATCAGGCCGCCGGGTGCCGCGCGGGCGGAGTGGTGGGTGCCGGCCGGTGCCCCGACCCTCCGGCGGGCGTCGCGGGGCCGTCCCCGCGACGCCCGAAGAGCACCTTGCTGGCTCCGAAGTTGGCGGCGAACGACAGGGGCAGCGACACCAACTTACAGACGAAGGGCAGCCACCCCGTCGCCCCGTGCAGGACCTCGATCAACACCGAGAAGATGACGATCGACGTGACGTACCAACCGACGAACAGCAGGAACGACGTGCGCGACCGCTCAGCGGAGAAGGCGTACTTGGTCACGAAGAGGTAGACAACGACCACCGCGCAGCCCGAGCTGATCGCGTTCGCCACCCCGGGCGTCGCGCCCAGGAGGACCGCGGCCTGGAAGACCGCCAGGTCGACGGCCAGCCCGAGGCAGGAGCCCAGCAGGAAGCGGACGACTTGGTGCAGCAGCCCCGTAGGCCCCCCGCTCACCGGGCACCCCGTCGCCGGGCGACCCCGCCGGCCACCGCGGCCAGCGCGATGACGGCCAGGCCGGCCAGCGTGGCCGGCACGACCGCCCCGGCACCGGCCGGCGCGTAGGAGAGGTCCAGCCGCCCGCGGTCGATGCCGGACGGCAGCCCGACTGCCAGGGCCGCCCCCTCCACCGTGGTCACCGGCAGCGGCCGACCGTCCAGGGAGGCGGTCATGCCCGGGTAGTAGGGGATGCGCAGGGCCAGGGTGCCGCCCTGGTCGCCGGTGGACACGACGTAGCTGTCCATCGGCTGGTCGACCCGGGCCAGACCGGAGGTCCAGCCCTCCCCCGAGACCGTCACGCCTTCCGCGGCGGTGATCCGGCCCGGCAGGCCGTCGTCCCGCTCGTACCGCAACCAGGTGTCGTCGGCAGACACCTGGGTCCAGGCGGCGGCGAAGTGGTCGAGGACCTCCTCCGGGGCACCGGTCGACAGCAGGACGGTGTCCGAGGACATCAGGTCCAGCCACGGCGACCCGGTGTCGCCGGCCTCTGCCAGCAGCTCCGCCGGCTCCGAGCACGTCGCGCCCCACACGCCCCGGCACCAGTGGTCGTTGAGCGCGGCCTGCCAGACGGCGAGGGATGCGTAGCCCGGTGCGAGGCCGGCGACGACGTTTCCGCTGCCGTTCACCACCCCGTCCTCCCATCCCCGGTCGCCGTCGAAGCCCCAGGTGATGACGGTCAGCTGCTCGTCCGGCGCGTAGGACTCCGCCCGGTAGTCGTCCACCGTGGTGCCGACGTCACGTCCGGCGTCCAGCGCACGGAGCGGAGCACCACCACTGGAGGGGGCCCCGGCGAGGGCGTCTGCCCGGTCCTGGAGCGAGACCATCATCTGCTCCCCGATCGGAAAGGCCGCTGCCACGGCCAGCACGAGGACCGCGGCGGCGACCGACCGGACCGGACGCCCGGTGGGTCCACCGGTCAGGCTGCCACCGGTCCCTGCCCGGAGGAGCAGCACGACGGCGGCGAGTGCGATCAGCTCGACCACCAGGGTGAGCAGGTGCCACTTGAGCAGCACAGGGGCACGGGAGACCGCGACGGCGACCTGGGCAGCGACCAGGCCGACCGCCCAGCCGAGGCGCGGACGGCTCAGGCGCGGGGCGACGGTGAGTGCGATCAGGACGGCGAGGGGCAGGAACACCTCGACGTAGACCAGGTAGCGCACCGGGTACCGGAACACCGACACCTGGGTCGGCAGCTGAGTCGCGAGCACCGCGGCGCCCCAGACCAGCAGGCCGGTCAGGACCCCGGGACAGCGCCAGGCCCGCCGCCAGTCGACGAGCGCGGCCAAGGGCAGGGCGACCAGCATGGTCGCCATCGCCGGGACCAGGCCGATGGTGCCGGTCCAGGCGTTGGTCTGGCCGAGGAGGGTGGCTCCGCCGAGCAGGACGTCGGCCAGGTTGGGCACCGCAAAGCCGTCGTTGCCGATGAGCTCACCGGGCTGCGGCCGGCCCATCACCTCGGAGAGCTGCAGGGTCGACAGCAGCGTGGGCAGCGCGATGATCAACCCACCGGCGCAGGCCGCCACCCGGCTCAGCGCCCGGACGTTGAGCACGCCACGCCACGAGCCGTACTCCCGGCGGTACTCGAGGAGCTGACCGACGATGACCAGCCCGGCGAACGGGAAGGCGTAGGGGTTGCCGGAGGTCAGCAGCGCCCACGAGGCCAGTCCGGTGACGAGGACGCCGAGGGCGGACCGGCTGCGCAGGCCGACCCAGAGCCAGGGCAGGCACGCCGTCGCCCACAGCAGGGGCCACCAGGAGCTGCCGTACCAGACGACGAAGCCGCTCGAACCGATGCCGACGGCGCCGGCCACGGCGAGCGCTGGTCGCACCCGGTGCTGGAGAAGCACGAGCAGCGACCCCGACCCGAGCAGCAGGAGCATGCCGGCGCCGTACGCCCAGGAGATCGTGAGGAAGTCGTCCGAGGAGGCGACCAGGTACTGCAGGGCCCAGTGCAGCGGGTCGAGCACCCCGTACTGCATGTCCGCGACCACGTTGCCGCCCATGCCGAGGTCGGGGTCCATCAACGGCGGGCGGCCGCCCTCGAGGTTCTGGCCGAGCCACCAGGCCATCGGGCCGAACTGCGCCTGGGAGTCGTCGAACCAGAAGAACCGGGGCGCCCAGCGGCGGACGAGGAGCAGCTGCAACCCGGCGACGAGGAGGTAGGCGAGCAGCGGCCCCAGCCAGCGCAGGGCCGGCCGGCCGGATCCGGTCACGAGAGCGCCGCTGCCCTGTGCCCCCGCCGGCGCTTCGTGCGCACGCTGGAGGACGGCGGCCTGGGAACCGGTTCCTGTCATCATGTGTCTCGGCTTCCTCGTCCGGGGCGGGGCGGCTGACCAGCCTGCGCCGCGGCACCGACCACCCCGGTGGTGCGGGCGCGCAGACCCGACCGGGCTCACGGGGCGTTCCAGGAGCGACTGTAACCACGCGCGGTGGGGTACCGGCGCATGCAGGACGCGTCCGGTGCCACCCTGTGCTCGTGCCCCCCACTCGTCCCACCGGCCCCGCTGACCTGCTCGCCGCCGCGGTACGGCGTGACCCGGCTGCGCCGCTGGTCACCTGGTACGACGACGCCACCGGGGCCCGCGTCGAGCTCTCGGCGACCACGCTGGCCAACTGGGTGTCCAAGACGGCGAACCTGCTGCAGGAGGAGTTCGACACCGCTCCCGGCAGCACCGTCGCGGTGGCGCTGCCGGTGCACTGGCAGACGACGGCCGTCCTCCTCGGTGTCTGGAGCTGCGGGGCCGCGGTCCTCGACACCGCCGTCGAGGACGACGGCCGGCTCGCCGACGCCGACGTCGTGCTGGCCGCCCAGGACCGGCTGCCACCGCTGGAGGAGCAGGACCTGCCCGAGCTGCTGGGTCTCTCGCTGCACCCGCTGGGCATGGGGATGACCGGCTACGCCGGCCCGGCGCGGGACTTCGCACTGGAGGTCCGCGGGCACGGCGACGTGTTCACGCCCTGGCAGCCGGTCGACCCCGCTCGACCGGGTCTGCTCGCCGGCGGCGCGCAGTTCAGCCTGGGCGAGCTCGTCCGCACCGCCGAGGAGCTCGCCGCCAGGCTGG from Modestobacter roseus encodes the following:
- a CDS encoding phosphatase PAP2 family protein; this translates as MSRTTSGVQRVETTVLAAVRRGLGGTPAVPVARGLSAFGEHALGWLALGAVGWATGRRRREWATGAVGVALAHASAVGLKRVVRRTRPDLTDVPPLGPVHSLLSFPSAHTTSTAAAVIGYGPVVGGPVMLGALSAMAVSRMLLGVHWPTDVVGGALLGAGVAAGVRRAVDHGGTP
- a CDS encoding FAD-binding oxidoreductase, whose translation is MPEAATTDAAAPLVPLAGWGRTAPTRATLTPVRGDDDVRAAVLAATGRGVVARGLARSYGDAAQNAGGTVLDMTSANQVLQADLETGLVDVEAGISLDELMNRFVPQGYFVPVTPGTRLVTVGGAIAADIHGKNHHVAGSFGQHVRWLDLLTADGQVRRVSPESDPDLFWATVGGMGLTGVILRAQVQMKAIESSRCLVDTDRTPDLDSLMSLLAETDHLYEYSVAWIDTLAKGKRMGRSVVTRGRFAKLDELPAKRRTDPLEYHGSVKASVPDVFPPGLLNLATVAAFNEVWYRKAPTRKRDQLQSIPTFFHPLDAVGGWNRIYGPRGFVQYQVTVPFGQEEAMRELLDRLSAFGTASFLAVLKRFGPDNPGMLSYPSPGWTLALDIPVMKGLAGLLDSLDEVVIAAEGRTYLAKDSRVRPETFEKMYDRLDDFRAVRKQVDPAGVFMSDLARRLAL
- a CDS encoding glycosyltransferase family 2 protein, whose product is MATLQVLMPMGGLGTRFRKVGVTTPKPLIEVGGVPMFQRALRSFDPWQGPKTVTVVVREDNDREFDLAARVRGVEPSAEIVLLDHDTRGAVETCLVARDRLDPDQPLVIMDCDIAFDSPEWFRVLERAVQAQSVDGLLLSFRSSEPRYSFAEVDDAGLVTRTAEKQAISSDALMGVYSFATTRVFLDAADRLMARQIDAAMPEYYVSLVFNELIDAGRRVGLAHGDFYCFGTPEELAAFEATGAPV
- a CDS encoding glycosyltransferase family 2 protein, translating into MIAIPAYNCAPQIGRVLDEISDDVAARVAEIWVIDNQSTDDTLERALEYRRSGRLPGLRVFRNRQNNSLGGTHKVAFEHARTAGHTHVVILHGDNQARSDEVALLLDHAQAHPQTQTVLGSRFSRRSRLHGYDAKRVWGNRVLNAVYSVVAVRRLEDLGSGLNLFALRDLDPATYLRFADKLTFNYELILDLVSRGVRFAYVPITWREEDQVSNARNWNVFRTALRNLALWRLGRRTTQPAEGRDYEWDEVR
- a CDS encoding acyltransferase family protein — protein: MTGQHTTTMAAVRAGTATAVDEATERVPRSDRPRIGLPPVPPLPSTTRAPVPRESSGIRVEIQALRALACALVVLYHVVPLRLPGGYVGVDVFFVVSGFLITGHLLREVERNGRVRLGHFWARRARRLLPAALLVLLSTAVATFLWVPQTYWQSFLREIGASALYVENWLLAGDAVDYLAHTNAASPAQHYWSLSTEEQFYVLWPLLIVGSVWLAARIRVHRLVVVGGLLSALTVASFGYSLWTTSTSPPEAYFTTPARAWEFGLGGLLALLAASPLAGRHRLRTIVSWLGFGAIAASAFAFTAATPFPGTAALLPVLGTVAVIWAGAPRNDWSPTKVADFGPVRFLGDVSYSAYLWHWPLVVIVPFAIGHEMGTLSKVGVLVATVALAWATKVWVEDPVRTGTPLARRGLGATAAATALATALVVAVASGGWLYVKHEVEQARAVAEAWATGGDPCFGAGALDPQRGCGDPFAYTETVNTTFAKADGSRGMSCLSVLAETEVQTCRFGSDDPDETVALFGDSHTASLYEAMEEVAEERNWAVVTYLKAGCPPLATARMPAVNQPSDEPPACAEWGAEALRQITADPAITQVFTSYRSDVYKYRDDLGALHDEIPAEVAQAPMRLLADAGKQVHVVRAVPTTNGVHLGPELVSLEVSAPDCIAAAGEVDDACAGPREVRLTPDRLAEAATALQDGRVSVLDLTDAFCDEKTCHSVIGGTVVYFDGSHLSATFSRSLGQLIAARV
- a CDS encoding decaprenyl-phosphate phosphoribosyltransferase, with translation MTTPQRPAVHGDPELEAQFRRPNAVMPLLPLESDQAAVAPSVVRDPDAEPSADAVAPGPVPRPTGWRGSLAWSVVRALRPRQWVKNVLVLAVPLAAGAVFDPDVMAPTGVAFLLFCLSASGVYLVNDSIDVEEDRRHPRKRHRPIAAGLVPRPLAVGLALVLFAVALTTAVLLTRPALAGVLGAYVVIQLAYCLFLKNQPVIDLAVVASGFLLRGIAGGVAAGLFLSQWFLLVAAFGSLFMVAGKRYSELVLVGDEAATRKTLREYSASYLRFVWSLSAGVAVTAYSLWAFEMAETQDGVPWATISIAPFVLAILRYARDVDKGSAGAPEEIVVHDRVLLVLGALWALTVGLGVFGA